One genomic window of Polyangium aurulentum includes the following:
- a CDS encoding PAS domain-containing protein produces MTLSAFSAEQLANVIAACPMGLMVVLMDSPDEPDAWRVGYLNRAAEVHSGVVPEENIGKLHKEVYPAARERGYVDMFARVARTGTGESYHDMFYDDGRLAGEFQGHVERISPRSVAVWFENITKRRQTEANAARADMLAQEAQQRADLLAQLEAAHKKAQESLDTYDLIASAADEALWEIDFETPGEPLRAQSPCKFSPRFADLLGYEPGELPNTVGTFNQVIHPDDRAATTEAFVNMFRDPDSRMEIEYRAITKGGEIRYLLGTACARTDAQGRPRKVAGAIRDITRQKQSEKELRERLALIEQQRNLIEELSTPLLEVWDDVIALPIVGALDGRRAAITMQGLLNEIADKGVRFALVDLTGVEAIDAATAEHVVRIAQAVGLLGARAIITGIQPAVAQAIVELGLELSAIETRRNLRDGLRECLEITLRERAPTKGAPRGGLTDIARRTGKPA; encoded by the coding sequence ATGACCCTGTCCGCGTTTTCTGCCGAGCAGCTCGCGAACGTGATTGCGGCGTGCCCCATGGGGCTCATGGTCGTCCTCATGGACAGCCCCGACGAGCCCGATGCGTGGCGCGTCGGCTATCTCAACCGCGCGGCCGAGGTCCATTCCGGGGTCGTCCCGGAGGAGAACATCGGCAAGCTGCACAAGGAAGTGTACCCGGCAGCGCGCGAGCGAGGCTATGTCGACATGTTCGCGCGCGTCGCGCGCACGGGCACGGGCGAGTCTTACCACGATATGTTTTACGACGACGGACGCCTGGCGGGGGAGTTCCAGGGCCACGTCGAGAGGATCTCGCCTCGATCCGTCGCCGTCTGGTTCGAGAACATCACCAAGCGCAGGCAGACCGAGGCCAACGCCGCGCGCGCGGACATGCTCGCGCAGGAGGCGCAGCAGCGCGCCGACCTGCTCGCCCAGCTCGAGGCGGCGCACAAAAAGGCGCAGGAGAGCCTCGACACCTACGACCTCATCGCCAGCGCCGCCGACGAGGCGCTCTGGGAGATCGATTTCGAGACGCCGGGCGAGCCGCTCCGTGCCCAGTCCCCTTGCAAGTTCAGCCCGCGCTTCGCCGATCTGCTCGGCTACGAGCCCGGCGAGCTGCCGAATACGGTCGGTACGTTCAATCAAGTGATCCACCCCGACGACCGCGCCGCCACCACGGAGGCGTTCGTCAACATGTTCAGGGACCCTGACTCCCGCATGGAGATCGAGTACCGCGCGATCACGAAGGGGGGCGAGATCCGCTACCTGCTCGGGACGGCTTGCGCGCGCACCGACGCGCAGGGCAGGCCGCGCAAGGTCGCGGGGGCCATCCGCGACATCACCCGCCAGAAGCAGAGCGAGAAGGAGCTGCGCGAGCGGCTCGCGCTGATCGAGCAGCAGCGCAACCTCATCGAGGAGCTGTCCACGCCGCTGCTCGAGGTATGGGACGACGTCATTGCGCTGCCCATCGTGGGCGCGCTCGACGGCCGGCGCGCGGCGATCACCATGCAGGGGCTCTTGAACGAGATTGCCGACAAGGGCGTGAGGTTCGCCCTCGTCGACCTCACGGGCGTGGAGGCCATCGACGCCGCCACCGCCGAGCACGTGGTGCGCATCGCGCAGGCCGTGGGGCTGCTCGGCGCGCGGGCGATCATCACCGGGATCCAGCCCGCGGTGGCCCAGGCGATCGTGGAGCTGGGGCTCGAGCTGTCCGCGATCGAGACGCGCCGCAACCTGCGCGACGGCCTGCGCGAATGCCTCGAGATCACGCTGCGCGAGCGCGCCCCGACGAAGGGCGCGCCCCGCGGCGGCCTCACCGATATCGCGCGTCGTACTGGAAAGCCCGCTTGA
- a CDS encoding IPT/TIG domain-containing protein translates to MMVATFGIGKIVLYANDPEALSAFYTRLAGISFERVEGASRYEAKTSEGAILAIEATPVPLRDGSRDCSLALRVGDLEAARERIGDAAFVGPIRDLADERAMTLRDPEGRTVELWAPRSLEKPARIGTDPPPPLSGETAPASASIAPPALVEKPALVDASPAPAPSRVETEPPPPPLVEKPALVTGTPFAADNAGELPPPPMVGAPGPLVSAVRPAKLPTYGGTRLTVFGANFSETCKVLIDGAECASIRRVDAFTIEVTTPAHEVGSVEIAVANEDGQRAVARILYEEGPVIDAFSPLEGSPRGGTEVIVEGRNFQDGCMVTFFGNRAPEAVFESDRRIRFVTPPQEGAFHGELRVTNPDGLSATAAYLFTYRLATPRILSVSPATGLIGGGKRIAVTGEDFHPQCVGRIGGKQATLSFRGPNAVDLVTPQSETTGPVDVVIENPDGQVAVATAAFTYEPPPAPPMLIEVRPPRGFCAGGQTIRLLGENFEEDTVVRIGEVRAVVRFKSRNELEVETPPHAVAGIVAVELIDRNGVVVRREDGFTYESRPLPRIDSITPRNGPMVGGTKVVVEGAHFPEGVSVRVGGQAPKRAVVRNGTLIEIVTPASRAPGFVDIDVGRAETGLAVVKNAFRYDPSPAPSIETVGPNKGSVDGGTEVSIGGKNFASDATVLFGGKPATHVKFVDASTIEAKTPPGNNGDMVDVVVKNPDGKEAVVKRAFQYDARYR, encoded by the coding sequence CTCGCTCGCCCTGCGCGTCGGCGATCTCGAGGCCGCGCGCGAGCGCATCGGCGACGCCGCCTTCGTGGGCCCGATCCGCGACCTGGCCGATGAGCGCGCGATGACCCTGCGCGATCCGGAGGGCCGCACCGTGGAGCTGTGGGCCCCGCGCTCCCTCGAAAAGCCCGCCCGCATCGGGACCGACCCGCCCCCGCCGCTCTCCGGCGAGACCGCCCCCGCCTCCGCGTCGATCGCGCCGCCTGCGCTCGTCGAAAAGCCCGCGCTCGTCGACGCCTCGCCCGCCCCGGCGCCCTCCCGCGTCGAGACCGAGCCGCCTCCGCCGCCGCTGGTCGAAAAGCCCGCGCTCGTGACGGGCACGCCGTTCGCGGCCGACAATGCCGGGGAGCTGCCCCCTCCGCCCATGGTCGGCGCGCCCGGGCCGCTCGTGAGCGCGGTGCGCCCTGCCAAACTTCCCACGTATGGCGGGACGCGCCTGACGGTCTTCGGGGCGAACTTCTCCGAGACGTGCAAGGTGCTCATCGACGGCGCCGAATGCGCGTCGATCCGCCGCGTCGACGCTTTCACGATCGAGGTGACGACGCCCGCGCACGAGGTCGGCTCGGTCGAGATCGCGGTCGCGAACGAGGACGGCCAGCGCGCGGTGGCGCGCATCCTGTACGAAGAGGGGCCGGTGATCGACGCGTTCTCTCCCCTCGAGGGCTCTCCGCGCGGCGGGACCGAGGTCATCGTCGAGGGCCGCAATTTCCAGGACGGGTGCATGGTGACGTTCTTCGGCAACCGCGCGCCCGAGGCCGTCTTCGAGAGCGACCGCCGCATTCGCTTCGTGACCCCGCCGCAGGAGGGCGCGTTCCACGGCGAGCTGCGGGTGACGAACCCCGACGGCCTCTCCGCGACGGCGGCCTATCTCTTCACCTACCGCCTCGCCACCCCGCGCATCCTCTCCGTGAGCCCTGCGACGGGGCTCATCGGCGGCGGCAAGCGCATCGCCGTGACGGGCGAGGATTTTCATCCGCAATGCGTGGGCCGCATCGGCGGCAAGCAGGCCACCCTGAGCTTCCGCGGGCCGAACGCCGTCGATCTGGTCACCCCGCAATCCGAGACGACCGGGCCCGTGGACGTGGTCATCGAGAACCCCGACGGCCAGGTCGCCGTCGCCACGGCCGCATTCACGTACGAGCCGCCGCCCGCGCCGCCCATGCTCATCGAGGTGCGCCCCCCGCGCGGCTTCTGCGCGGGCGGGCAGACGATCCGCCTCCTCGGCGAGAACTTCGAGGAGGACACGGTCGTGCGCATCGGCGAGGTGCGCGCGGTCGTCAGGTTCAAGAGCAGAAACGAGCTCGAGGTGGAGACGCCGCCGCACGCGGTGGCGGGCATCGTGGCCGTCGAGCTCATCGATCGCAATGGCGTGGTGGTGCGCCGGGAGGACGGCTTCACGTACGAGTCGCGCCCCTTGCCGCGCATCGACTCGATCACGCCCCGCAATGGCCCCATGGTGGGCGGGACGAAGGTGGTCGTCGAGGGCGCTCATTTCCCCGAGGGCGTGAGCGTGCGCGTCGGCGGGCAGGCGCCGAAGAGGGCCGTCGTGCGCAACGGCACGCTGATCGAGATCGTCACGCCCGCCTCGCGCGCGCCCGGCTTCGTCGACATCGACGTCGGCCGCGCCGAGACCGGCCTGGCTGTCGTGAAAAACGCGTTCCGCTACGACCCCTCGCCCGCCCCCTCGATCGAGACCGTCGGGCCGAACAAGGGCAGCGTCGACGGCGGCACCGAGGTGAGCATCGGCGGGAAGAACTTCGCCTCCGACGCCACCGTGCTCTTCGGCGGCAAGCCCGCCACGCACGTCAAATTCGTCGACGCCTCGACGATCGAGGCGAAGACGCCGCCCGGCAACAATGGCGACATGGTCGACGTGGTCGTGAAGAACCCCGACGGCAAGGAGGCCGTCGTCAAGCGGGCTTTCCAGTACGACGCGCGATATCGGTGA